Proteins encoded within one genomic window of Psilocybe cubensis strain MGC-MH-2018 chromosome 2, whole genome shotgun sequence:
- a CDS encoding Plasma membrane fusion protein PRM1: MSANWNAPPPTYDAHSSSTTLTPYLQLSHLLSLTWLAYPILSLIFVAFRLQLSLADAQNAVAGAKDDLLASCKAAEQAATSASSMPRFMAIATNKQFADAVNGSANAARATLVLALTVMEAIINFIVDIYRSTFLCFLELVVRGGLAILIGAVNELNDLIGTVTNGLRTSIQNDISTANNVIKSAIDAINKVNPFGDIKAPQITVPSLDGLQNVSLPSSFTDSLTKLNASLPSISDLKDKVESIIDTPFELLKKDINDTFAGINFQPDGLPVPELSTIKFCDNLDTSVIDDIGRDFIKTAKIGVVVLVLLALLLIGLNCLLTWYKWRCMRNHLQYTREAWISDPTMVHAKPTSSSPQITMSDHNLMMLNANSEHPLITRITNQISARFRLTPAQHTHTQWFFNYIFHAPALACFLIGFFGLLSVQIQLMAIGPLVSKYQARSQSTVSDFSSIIATSINDSMYNQSSLYANEVNGQVASIQSTINDGLFGWVNGTTTTLNATINGFYDDIQNTVTTIFGGTILESPVNEFLKCFIGGKVDAIESALTFLHDNLKIDMPRVNQTALVLSPDSVNEAAQPIAAAAIGGGTDADGNDDGGLLIRLVNSYAASLRKERVMFAIFMGLWGIVILMGLSVVLWHSVIRPMREKRSRRKWEAEQRVGLENIGPYPAGSGNEKDGNGNGGVFARSFSPLPSPRGSAFKPFWGSRSNSPAGQRVPQLSPDASQESLPRGQEASALASSEEFGAHLPPAQMERKQTGAAKLLAVGKKAVRRERLKKDGTEEELAVPLSPTLVHEPNRRANDNDTNAPWYTRIAALLSGKKQGNGDNDSSRSSGSDYWDPTAMVQADKTQDKPKLQVYTQRGIDKYGPPPPQRYQTHTWTPPNQVRAPSPPQPQTQTRGRRQSAAISWPPSPPVTHADWTRVMAPATPPQVNVSQQPAISSVAEFNFPPPPIGVPIINRERQQVVSVPNDVGPVYEDSVARAPPHVATTPILPVPLYTSFENQTQQSQQQRTPRPHPTFPQLEVAGRRRKGSSPPPPLKSPRMLQPQFALSPPPLQDKHRRASSTGTAWRVTNFVPGDATSSAHTSTASLAAMALAPKVYAGQQSKEDITTASSNLTRLLTAPRQGHARQSSSINPFITPFDDEHRVQVVDDPGAADLRKSMQTNPFVHAI; this comes from the exons ATGTCTGCTAACTGGAACGCTCCTCCCCCAACTTACGACGCTCACTCATCGTCTACCACCCTCACGCCCTATCTCCAGCTATCCCATCTACTCTCCCTCACATGGCTCGCATACCCTATACTTTCTCTCATCTTCGTCGCTTTCCGTCTCCAGCTCTCTCttgctgatgctcagaaTGCTGTCGCCGGTGCAAAGGATGATCTTCTCGCGAGCTGCAAGGCCGCCGAACAGGCCGCTACATCCGCGTCCAGCATGCCGCGCTTCATGGCGATTGCCACTAACAAGCAGTTTGCAGATGCAGTCAACGGGTCTGCTAATGCCGCGCGTGCAACTCTCGTCCTTGCTCTCACAGTTATGGAAGCCATTATCAACTTCATTGTCGATATCTATCGCTCAACTTTCCTGTGTTTCCTTGAGTTGGTGGTGAGAGGTGGACTTGCGATTCTGATTGGTGCCGTCAATGAG CTTAATGACCTCATTGGTACTGTTACAAATGGTTTGCGAACCAGCATCCAGAATGATATTTCGACCGCGAACAATGTCATCAAATCCGCCATCGACGCCATTAACAAAGTCAACCCTTTTGGAGATATTAAAGCTCCTCAGATTACAGTTCCGAGCCTTGATGGTCTTCAGAACGTTTCCCTTCCTTCATCATTTACAGATTCCTTAACGAAACTTAATGCGTCACTTCCTTCGATATCCGATCTGAAGGACAAAGTAGAATCTAT CATAGATACACCGTTCGAGCTTCTTAAGAAGGACATCAACGATACCTTCGCAGGTATCAATTTTCAACCTGACGGCCTTCCCGTCCCAGAGCTCAGCACCATCAAATTCTGCGACAATCTCGACACCTCCGTCATTGATGACATCGGCCGTGACTTTATCAAGACTGCAAAAATTGGAGTTGTTGTTCTCGTCCTTCTTGCCCTTCTTCTCATTGGGCTCAACTGTCTCTTGACCTGGTACAAATGGCGTTGCATGAGAAACCATCTCCAGTACACTCGTGAAGCCTGGATCTCAGACCCTACTATGGTTCATGCGAAGCCAACGTCGTCTTCGCCCCAGATCACCATGAGCGACCATAACTTGATGATGCTCAATGCCAACTCCGAGCACCCACTTATTACCAGAATCACCAACCAAATTTCTGCTCGCTTCAGGTTGACTCCTGCTCAGCATACACACACCCAATGGTTTTTCAACTATATTTTCCATGCCCCTGCCCTAGCGTGCTTCCTTATCGGCTTCTTTGGCTTGTTGTCTGTTCAGATACAACTTATGGCCATCGGGCCCCTCGTTTCAAAGTACCAGGCTCGCTCACAGTCTACTGTATCAGACTTCTCGAGTATCATTGCTACCAGCATTAACGACAGCATGTACAACCAATCGTCTTTGTATGCCAACGAAGTCAACGGACAAGTTGCCAGCATCCAATCGACGATCAATGACGGTCTCTTCGGCTGGGTTAAcggcaccaccaccaccctcaACGCCACAATTAACGGGTTTTACGACGACATCCAGAACACCGTCACGACCATTTTTGGCGGCACAATTCTCGAGAGCCCAGTCAATGAATTCCTGAAATGTTTCATAGGTGGCAAGGTCGACGCAATCGAGAGTGCGCTCACGTTCTTACACGACAACCTTAAGATCGACATGCCGCGTGTCAACCAGACTGCGCTTGTACTCTCCCCCGACTCAGTTAATGAGGCTGCGCAGCCAATCGCTGCAGCCGCCATTGGTGGCGGCACAGACGCTGACGGCAACGATGACGGCGGTCTTCTCATTCGGCTCGTCAACTCCTATGCCGCATCGCTGAGGAAGGAACGCGTCATGTTTGCCATTTTCATGGGTTTGTGGGGGATCGTCATTCTCATGGGTTTATCCGTTGTACTATGGCACTCAGTTATCCGCCCCATGCGCGAGAAGAGATCGCGCAGAAAGTGGGAGGCGGAACAGCGCGTTGGACTGGAAAATATTGGGCCATATCCCGCTGGATCGGGTAACGAGAAGGACGGCAATGGAAATGGAGGAGTGTTTGCCAGGTCGTTCTCGCCGCTGCCTTCTCCAAGGGGTAGCGCGTTCAAGCCTTTCTGGGGGTCGCGCTCAAACTCACCTGCGGGACAACGCGTGCCGCAGCTGAGCCCCGACGCGTCACAGGAGTCTCTGCCGAGGGGGCAGGAGGCGAGCGCCCTGGCGTCGAGCGAGGAGTTTGGCGCACACCTACCACCTGCGCAGATGGAGAGAAAGCAGACCGGGGCAGCCAAGTTGTTGGCAGTTGGGAAAAAGGCGGTAAGGAGGGAAAGATTAAAGAAAGATGGCACAGAGGAGGAGCTGGCAGTGCCACTTTCGCCGACGCTCGTCCATGAACCTAATCGTCGCGCTAATGACAACGATACCAACGCTCCCTGGTACACCAGGATCGCTGCTTTGCTTTCAGGGAAAAAGCAAGGCAATGGGGATAACGACTCTTCTCGCAGCAGTGGAAGCGATTATTGGGATCCCACTGCCATGGTCCAGGCTGACAAAACACAGGACAAACCAAAGCTACAAGTCTATACGCAGCGAGGGATCGACAAATATGGCCCGCCGCCACCGCAGAGATACCAAACTCACACTTGGACGCCACCGAACCAAGTCCGAGCACCGTCCCCACCTCAACCACAGACTCAGACGCGCGGACGACGCCAGAGCGCGGCTATTTCATGGCCTCCTTCACCACCCGTGACACACGCTGACTGGACCCGTGTCATGGCCCCCGCAACGCCGCCCCAGGTCAACGTGTCTCAGCAGCCGGCGATTTCCTCTGTGGCTGAGTTCAATTTCCCGCCTCCGCCGATCGGTGTTCCTATCATAAATAGGGAGCGACAGCAGGTTGTCAGCGTTCCGAATGATGTTGGGCCTGTATATGAAGACTCAGTCGCGAGGGCGCCTCCGCATGTAGCGACTACCCCTATTCTACCCGTGCCTCTCTATACCAGCTTTGAGAACCAGACACAACAATCCCAACAGCAGCGCACGCCGCGCCCACATCCGACATTCCCGCAGCTCGAAGTGGCGGGAAGACGGCGAAAGGGCTCATCCCCGCCGCCACCGCTAAAGTCGCCGCGCATGCTGCAGCCCCAATTTGCTCTGTCGCCTCCCCCTCTGCAGGACAAGCACCGACGAGCTTCGTCGACAGGCACAGCTTGGCGCGTAACAAACTTTGTTCCAGGCGACGCGACTTCGTCTGCACACACCTCGACGGCATCTTTGGCTGCTATGGCACTCGCTCCAAAGGTGTATGCCGGCCAACAGTCGAAGGAAGATATTACAACGGCAAGCTCCAATCTGACGAGGCTGTTGACGGCGCCACGACAAGGACATGCGAGACAAAGCTCGAGCATCAACCCGTTTATCACGCCGTTTGATGACGAACATCGTGTACAGGTTGTTGATGACCCTGGTGCTGCGGATCTGAGGAAAAGTATGCAGACGAATCCGTTCGTGCATGCTATCTGA